One window of the Sulfurospirillum arsenophilum NBRC 109478 genome contains the following:
- a CDS encoding translation initiation factor has protein sequence MADNKALFSIGSALDREEGWSFEEEKSSSKPTEIKLPSKHFLVLKMEKRQGKPVSIVGPFFLEKEALTKLCSLVKKKLGSGGTCKEEWMEFQGECREKLKSILMAEEFRFKG, from the coding sequence ATGGCAGATAATAAAGCGCTTTTTTCTATCGGCTCTGCACTCGATCGCGAAGAGGGGTGGTCTTTTGAGGAAGAGAAATCTTCTTCAAAGCCCACGGAGATTAAACTCCCCTCTAAGCATTTTTTGGTTTTAAAGATGGAAAAACGTCAAGGTAAGCCGGTCTCAATCGTAGGTCCTTTTTTTCTTGAAAAAGAAGCCCTTACAAAACTCTGCTCTTTGGTAAAAAAGAAGCTTGGCAGTGGCGGTACATGTAAAGAAGAGTGGATGGAGTTTCAAGGGGAATGTCGTGAGAAACTCAAAAGTATTTTAATGGCTGAGGAATTTCGATTTAAGGGATAA
- a CDS encoding ABC-F family ATP-binding cassette domain-containing protein, which produces MVEVNNLTMRFAHQLLFENISLKLDKGKRYGLIGANGAGKTTFLKILSKQIDATSGNISIENGLRVGVLNQNQYAFEDFTLKDAVMYGNKRLFDAIKEKEHLYATGDFSDDKVNDRLAELEIICAEEDPTYEVEVNIEKILGSLGFAVSEQETLMSELTGGDKFKILLAQVLYPKPDVLFLDEPTNNLDLEAISWLEAQLIRHEGTMVVISHDRHFLNSVVTNILDVDFKKIREFTGNYDEWYLAANLIAKQQETDRDKKLKEKDELEAFVRRFSANASKAKQATSRQKRLEKLDIEEIQTSSRRDPSIVFRMGRDIGNEVLEVEGIEKSYGDQKVLHNISFKVEKGEKIALIGHNGVGKTTLCNILMEQLSSDTGSVKWGATITSSYFPQNATDMITGDFQLFEWLQQYDEKKDLDEIRKCLGRMLFSGEEQKKSVKQLSGGEKHRMMLSKMMLQRGNFLVLDEPDNHLDLEAIIALGEGLFKFPGNVICVTHDRELIDAFATRIIELHPDGSVIDFKGDYEAFRETYGR; this is translated from the coding sequence ATGGTCGAAGTGAACAACTTAACGATGCGTTTTGCGCATCAGCTTTTATTTGAAAATATTAGTCTAAAACTAGACAAAGGTAAACGTTATGGACTTATCGGTGCGAATGGTGCAGGTAAGACAACTTTTTTGAAAATTTTGTCAAAACAAATTGATGCAACCAGTGGCAATATTTCAATTGAAAATGGGTTACGTGTAGGTGTTTTAAATCAAAATCAGTATGCGTTTGAAGATTTTACGCTTAAAGATGCTGTAATGTATGGAAATAAGCGCTTGTTTGATGCGATCAAAGAGAAAGAGCACTTGTACGCAACGGGTGATTTTTCAGATGATAAAGTTAATGATCGTTTAGCGGAACTTGAGATCATCTGTGCAGAAGAAGACCCGACGTATGAAGTGGAAGTCAATATTGAGAAAATTTTGGGTTCACTTGGGTTTGCTGTTTCTGAACAAGAGACCTTGATGAGTGAACTTACGGGTGGGGATAAGTTTAAAATTTTGCTTGCACAAGTGCTTTACCCAAAACCAGATGTTTTATTTCTCGATGAACCTACCAACAACTTAGACCTTGAAGCGATCTCTTGGTTAGAAGCACAACTCATTCGTCATGAAGGAACCATGGTAGTTATCTCTCACGATAGACACTTTCTAAACTCTGTTGTTACCAACATTCTTGATGTTGATTTTAAGAAAATTCGTGAATTTACGGGCAACTATGACGAGTGGTATTTAGCTGCTAATTTGATTGCCAAACAGCAAGAGACAGACAGAGATAAAAAGCTTAAAGAAAAAGATGAACTAGAAGCCTTCGTAAGACGCTTTTCAGCCAATGCCTCTAAAGCTAAACAAGCAACTTCACGTCAAAAACGTTTAGAAAAACTAGACATTGAAGAGATCCAAACTTCTTCTCGTCGTGATCCAAGCATTGTTTTTCGTATGGGCCGTGATATTGGTAATGAAGTTTTAGAAGTTGAAGGTATTGAAAAAAGTTATGGAGACCAAAAAGTACTTCATAACATCAGTTTTAAAGTTGAAAAAGGCGAAAAAATAGCACTCATTGGACACAATGGCGTGGGTAAAACGACACTGTGCAACATTCTCATGGAACAACTCTCTTCTGATACAGGAAGTGTTAAATGGGGTGCAACGATCACTTCAAGCTATTTTCCTCAAAATGCTACCGATATGATTACCGGTGATTTTCAACTGTTTGAGTGGTTACAACAGTACGATGAGAAAAAAGATTTGGACGAAATTAGAAAGTGTTTAGGTCGTATGCTCTTCTCTGGTGAAGAGCAAAAAAAGAGTGTGAAACAACTGAGTGGTGGTGAAAAACACCGGATGATGCTCTCTAAAATGATGCTTCAACGAGGTAACTTTTTAGTGTTAGATGAGCCAGATAACCATCTTGATCTTGAAGCGATTATAGCGCTTGGTGAGGGACTCTTTAAATTCCCTGGTAATGTTATCTGTGTTACCCACGATAGAGAGCTTATTGATGCATTTGCAACGCGTATTATTGAATTACACCCTGATGGGTCAGTGATTGACTTTAAAGGTGATTACGAAGCCTTTAGAGAGACGTATGGCAGATAA
- a CDS encoding bifunctional diguanylate cyclase/phosphodiesterase encodes MKYQVSQENIVEIMANATHSLFDTQERLMDILGASILEDRHYIYETQSIEKHSQSLLQNPDVVAFGVTNPEGDFIFASSHKDPKQVTNLMQQPESRNSFIEALSKNGMVFGRTYFSKPLQKWGMPIRKTIRDEQGNPLFVMTTLLRLTSTFDTLMSTIHHRQNLVVSVIRDYDLYQQYNSLGKDNYEKAYQSPFPKEVMERVYTIIFDNYGLTPQELRRDEPLVSFGYQHNDGVRYLASLKYNKTYKLWIIVHTYLDTVIKDFFQSLMFYFAAFIGSGALFFFLFRLIANAEEKRRNDLIVQATHDQLTGLPNRSYLHQNIFNWAYKNAPTFSLFYVDMDHFKNINDSFGHQFGDYVLVEITKRLRVMSPPDSLIIRYGGDEFVLITRLHERKELLLFASRLIDALSRPYNVHELHFNIGASIGISIYPDHGESLDMLLRASDIALYESKKIKNSAHIFASSMQEGFLKNVKIEQELRKAINQNELSMAYQPQIDINGCVHGVEALVRWNSPTLGYVPPNHFIPLAEASGLMPKIGRFIIETTCSEMRELHLSLEHAFQVSINISVRQFMDPGFLEHLLSIIENTQMHRLSITLEVTENLFIEDIHYILPLLEQIREMGIQISMDDFGTGYSSLSMLRKLPIDELKIDKSFVDEIFEDAASAKMVQNIIAIGKNFGMHILAEGVETKEQKEILTTFGCDRFQGFYFSKPLSKEALFTFLKEKTLP; translated from the coding sequence TTGAAATACCAAGTATCTCAAGAAAATATCGTTGAAATTATGGCGAACGCTACCCACTCTTTGTTTGATACACAAGAACGTTTAATGGATATTTTAGGCGCTTCCATTCTTGAAGATCGACACTATATTTATGAGACACAAAGTATCGAAAAACACTCACAATCTTTATTGCAAAACCCAGATGTTGTAGCCTTTGGCGTTACAAATCCAGAGGGTGATTTTATATTTGCAAGTTCACACAAAGATCCCAAGCAAGTCACAAATCTTATGCAGCAGCCTGAAAGCCGCAATTCTTTTATAGAAGCTCTCTCCAAAAATGGCATGGTTTTTGGACGTACCTACTTTTCAAAACCTTTGCAAAAATGGGGTATGCCTATTCGTAAGACCATACGCGATGAACAAGGGAATCCACTTTTTGTAATGACAACCCTGCTTCGACTTACCAGTACCTTTGATACACTGATGAGTACGATTCACCATCGTCAAAACCTTGTTGTCTCAGTCATTCGTGATTACGATCTATACCAACAGTACAACTCTCTAGGTAAAGATAATTATGAAAAGGCTTATCAGTCGCCATTTCCAAAAGAGGTGATGGAACGTGTTTACACTATCATTTTTGATAATTATGGGCTTACGCCACAAGAACTAAGGCGTGATGAACCACTGGTTTCTTTTGGGTATCAACATAATGATGGTGTACGATACCTTGCATCTCTTAAGTACAATAAAACCTATAAACTTTGGATCATTGTTCACACTTATCTTGATACGGTTATTAAAGATTTCTTTCAAAGCCTTATGTTTTACTTTGCCGCTTTTATTGGCTCAGGCGCACTCTTCTTCTTTCTTTTTCGCTTAATTGCAAACGCGGAAGAAAAACGTCGAAATGACCTTATTGTACAAGCGACCCATGACCAACTGACAGGACTTCCAAATCGCAGTTATTTGCATCAAAATATTTTTAACTGGGCTTACAAAAACGCCCCTACATTTAGCCTTTTTTATGTTGACATGGATCATTTTAAAAATATTAATGATAGTTTTGGTCATCAATTTGGTGATTATGTTTTAGTGGAAATCACCAAACGTCTGCGTGTTATGTCACCGCCTGATTCGTTGATTATTCGCTATGGTGGAGATGAATTTGTGCTCATAACACGTTTGCATGAGCGTAAAGAACTGCTCTTATTTGCTTCACGCCTTATCGATGCGCTCTCTCGCCCTTATAATGTCCATGAACTGCACTTCAACATTGGAGCAAGTATTGGTATTTCAATTTATCCTGATCATGGAGAAAGTCTTGATATGTTACTTCGTGCTTCAGATATTGCCCTTTATGAGTCTAAAAAAATCAAAAATAGTGCCCATATTTTTGCAAGTTCAATGCAAGAGGGCTTTTTAAAAAATGTCAAAATCGAACAAGAACTTCGCAAAGCCATTAATCAGAATGAGCTCTCCATGGCGTATCAACCCCAAATTGACATCAACGGTTGTGTTCATGGTGTTGAAGCACTTGTAAGATGGAATAGCCCAACGCTTGGATATGTTCCACCCAATCATTTTATACCTTTAGCTGAAGCGTCTGGGCTTATGCCAAAAATCGGACGATTTATCATTGAGACGACCTGTAGCGAGATGCGGGAACTTCATCTCAGCCTAGAACATGCTTTTCAAGTCTCTATTAATATCTCTGTGCGTCAATTTATGGATCCTGGTTTTTTAGAACATCTTTTAAGCATTATTGAAAACACGCAAATGCATCGTCTCTCCATTACACTCGAAGTCACCGAAAATCTTTTTATTGAAGATATTCACTACATCTTGCCGCTCTTAGAACAGATCAGGGAAATGGGCATTCAAATCTCAATGGATGATTTTGGCACAGGATACTCTTCTTTGAGTATGTTGCGTAAGCTCCCTATTGATGAACTCAAAATTGATAAAAGTTTTGTTGACGAAATTTTTGAAGATGCAGCTTCTGCTAAAATGGTACAAAACATCATTGCGATTGGAAAAAACTTTGGAATGCATATTCTTGCAGAAGGCGTTGAAACCAAAGAACAAAAAGAGATTTTAACTACTTTTGGGTGTGATCGTTTCCAAGGCTTCTATTTTTCAAAACCACTCTCGAAAGAAGCGCTTTTTACTTTTCTAAAAGAAAAAACACTTCCCTAA
- a CDS encoding 4Fe-4S dicluster domain-containing protein gives MPKAHKFVITNPDLCIACNACMKTCIKHAYMRGKLSKKRLDVLTLESGKMPNQCRQCDDAPCANVCPTGALRIANACVELCEEICIGCKLCTIACPYGAINIDAEFPPSILDEVERHLEAGCISGLKSIAIKCDMCDGIESGPACVGVCPTGALVMVDPVLGECKFGKKVKGDMTPFLQAIVPNVTFANIPAPEIKKPKEPKPASAETLESNKEEA, from the coding sequence ATGCCTAAAGCTCATAAATTCGTTATTACAAATCCAGACCTCTGTATTGCTTGTAATGCCTGTATGAAAACATGCATTAAACACGCCTACATGAGGGGGAAACTCTCCAAAAAAAGACTTGATGTGCTTACATTAGAGAGTGGTAAAATGCCCAACCAGTGTCGTCAATGTGATGATGCGCCTTGTGCCAATGTCTGCCCAACGGGTGCCCTTCGTATCGCCAATGCATGTGTTGAGCTATGTGAAGAGATCTGTATTGGCTGTAAACTCTGTACAATTGCTTGTCCTTATGGGGCAATAAACATTGATGCTGAATTTCCCCCTTCCATTTTAGATGAAGTAGAACGACATTTAGAAGCGGGTTGTATCAGTGGGCTTAAAAGCATTGCCATTAAATGCGATATGTGCGATGGTATAGAAAGTGGTCCTGCGTGTGTTGGCGTTTGTCCAACAGGTGCATTAGTGATGGTTGACCCCGTTCTAGGTGAATGTAAATTTGGTAAAAAAGTCAAAGGGGACATGACGCCTTTTTTACAAGCTATCGTGCCTAATGTTACATTTGCCAACATCCCCGCTCCTGAAATTAAAAAACCCAAAGAACCTAAACCCGCCTCCGCTGAGACTCTAGAATCCAACAAAGAGGAAGCATAA